The Drosophila teissieri strain GT53w chromosome X, Prin_Dtei_1.1, whole genome shotgun sequence genome has a segment encoding these proteins:
- the LOC122624627 gene encoding pneumococcal serine-rich repeat protein isoform X3 has translation MSACDGGTGTVSRTSDAPAFQFDVMPKITTSPSALASASASTSLSSKASAAARAKSTKTYTNATATTTTTTATTTTATATTTTRRTVKIENKWTAAEATAFSYQRTAEQIGASARASARSRTKVATVLATATATARARGRATPTASTSTSTQPSGGSNPCEEASISGELALRKAQLRAQFFGSQVGGSERRSNKASTTRTSTTRPTATTSTSTTTYRTAYPSCKTERGKPVQQLIDQFQAMIVQQQQQQQQLSSSEAEEPKTLPGATASNSDEGCNVTGGGLSPYSSDNEDNSLSPRQRKMKVTRCASSDSALGLDVDDGGMDAPLPTQRRMTLTVTDLPLRPALLPLAEPTALPDSPLTSPTTGGGNASVGVPTKVLLEERVVAAPGSRRESTQSSYSELGGSGGLPLGVRYVRTPSVVVSDYSDDITACGISMEEMEYFRLQRARGQRRCSLEAGHHSHSAGHGAHGHGGTGAGAGMSPGCGKDDGQSDVSAASSCSNLYYCGSTISALDGGECIVNGVRVALARKSSTQSSSLSDEEEEEEEEDDVDRDDEQDRDEEQDRDDEQERDAEELRQEDYERGDRERERERQISELMAATQLGDRQRDRSKKVCANSRLARN, from the exons ATGAGTGCGTGCGACGGCGGTACGGGAACGGTTTCGCGAACGTCTGACGCCCCCGCTTTCCAATTCGATGTCATGCCAAAGATAACGACGTCGCCATCGGCGTTGGCGTCGGCGTcggcgtcgacgtcgctgTCGTCGAAAGCGTCGGCGGCAGCGAGGGCGAAATCGACGAAAACGTATACGAAtgcgacagcaacaacgacaacaacaacagcaacaacaacgacagcaacagcaacaacgacaacgaggAGAACggttaaaattgaaaataaatggaCGGCGGCAGAGGCAACGGCGTTCAGTTATCAGCGGACAGCGGAGCAGATTGGAGCTAGTGCCAGAGCCAGCGCCAGAAGCAGAACCAAAGTAGCCACAGTTttagctacagctacagctacagccaGAGCTAGAGGTAGAGCAACCCCAACGGCgagcacatccacatccacccagCCAAGTGGCGGTAGCAATCCATGTGAAGAGGCATCCATCTCCGGCGAGTTGGCCCTTCGCAAGGCGCAATTGAGAGCGCAGTTTTTCGGCAGCCAAGTGGGTGGATCAGAACGCAGAAGCAACAAGGCCAGCACCACTagaaccagcaccaccagacCCACCGCCACCACTAGTACCAGCACCACCACTTACCGCACTGCTTACCCCAGCTGCAAGACGGAACGAGGCAAGCCGGTGCAACAGCTGATCGATCAGTTCCAGGCCATGAttgtccagcagcagcaacagcagcagcagctgagcAGCAGCGAGGCGGAGGAGCCAAAGACGCTGCCCGGAGCCACTGCATCCAATTCGGATGAGGGCTGCAATGTCACCGGTGGCGGACTGAGTCCGTACAGCAGCGACAATGAGGATAACAGCCTATCGCCCAGGCAGCGCAAAATGAAGGTGACACGCTGTGCCAGCAGTGATTCCGCCCTCGGTCTGGATGTGGACGATGGCGGCATGGATGCACCATTGCCGACACAACGCCGGATGACGCTAACCGTAACGGATTTACCCCTGCGACCGGCACTACTGCCACTGGCCGAACCCACAGCCCTGCCAGACTCACCACTGACATCGCCCACCACCGGCGGTGGCAATGCGAGCGTGGGTGTGCCCACCAAGGTGCTGCTCGAGGAGCGAGTGGTGGCCGCACCGGGATCGCGACGCGAGTCCACACAGAGCTCGTACAGCGAACTGGGCGGCAGTGGTGGACTGCCGCTGGGCGTGCGCTATGTGCGCACCCCATCCGTGGTGGTCAGCGACTATTCGGATGACATAACCGCCTGCGGCATCAGCATGGAGGAGATGGAATACTTTCGCCTGCAGCGGGCGCGTGGCCAGCGTCGCTGTTCCCTGGAGGCGGGACATCACAGTCACAGCGCTGGACATGGCGCACATGGACACGGTGGCACCGGAGCGGGTGCGGGCATGTCGCCGGGTTGTGGCAAGGATGATGGCCAGTCGGATGTGAGTGCGGCGAGCAGTTGCAGTAACCTCTACTATTGTGGATCCACCATTTCGGCCCTGGACGGTGGCGAGTGCATCGTGAATGGTGTCCGTGTGGCGCTCGCCCGGAAGAGCAGCACCCAGAGCAGCAGTCTCagcgatgaggaggaggaggaggaggaggaggatgacgTGGATCGTGATGATGAGCAGGATCGCGATGAGGAGCAGGATCGCGATGATGAGCAGGAACGCGATGCGGAGGAGCTGCGGCAGGAGGACTACGAGCGGGGGGATCGCGAACGTGAGAGGGAGCGGCAGATCAGCGAACTTATGGCCGCCACGCAGCTTGGTGATCGTCAGCGGGATCGATCCAAGAAG GTATGTGCCAACTCTCGCTTAGCTAGAAACTGA